The following are encoded in a window of Mycolicibacterium tusciae JS617 genomic DNA:
- a CDS encoding FAD-binding protein: protein MVNWDASVDLLIAGSGGGGMVAALAALDAGIEPLVVEKQGLVGGSTGMSGGMVWLPNNPLMRADGVPDSHEDGLAYFDDVVGDIGDASSPARRETFLTAGNEMIDLLVRKGVRLVRCPGWSDYYPNHKGGNAAGRSVEGVPYDATALGDWSDKVQPSMAKNYGFVVKTNELRAVQYFNRSPRAFAIAARVFLRTNLAKLRRRDLMTNGASFIGQILKALMDFDGEPSVGGSGEPPIWINTAMDDLIVEDDRVAGARVTRDGTTLNVEARKGVLLAAGGFSRNADMRRRYSGDQPNEGKWSIANAGDTGEVLQTAMALGAKTDLLDEAWWLPMVFIQDPGAASLGSGRQRPGAIYVDNTGKRFCNESNSYVEVGKAMYANKAVPCWQVFDEGYVRRYVSGANPLKKRSLSEALIEQGVVKRADTIADLASQIEVPANALEFTINRFNEFAADGLDPDFGRGQSAYNVCLGDPGYKPNAALGPLDTAPYYATRVLPADVGTCGGVITNEHAQVLNEQNQVIEGLYATGNITATVMGRSYLGAGGSIANTMVFGYVAARHAAGR, encoded by the coding sequence ATGGTGAATTGGGATGCGTCCGTCGACCTGCTGATAGCGGGGAGTGGCGGTGGCGGGATGGTCGCCGCCCTCGCCGCGCTCGATGCAGGCATCGAACCGCTAGTGGTCGAGAAGCAGGGACTGGTCGGTGGGTCGACCGGAATGTCCGGCGGCATGGTGTGGCTGCCGAACAACCCATTGATGCGCGCCGACGGCGTACCCGATAGCCACGAGGACGGCCTGGCCTACTTCGACGACGTGGTCGGCGATATTGGCGACGCGTCCTCGCCCGCACGCCGCGAGACATTTCTGACTGCCGGCAACGAGATGATCGATCTGCTTGTCCGCAAGGGTGTTCGGCTTGTGCGATGTCCAGGCTGGAGCGACTACTACCCGAACCACAAAGGCGGCAACGCGGCCGGGCGATCGGTCGAAGGCGTTCCGTACGACGCCACGGCGCTCGGCGACTGGAGCGATAAGGTCCAGCCGTCGATGGCCAAGAACTACGGGTTCGTCGTCAAGACCAACGAGTTGCGCGCCGTGCAGTACTTCAACCGCTCACCCCGGGCCTTCGCCATCGCTGCGCGAGTATTCCTGCGCACCAACCTCGCCAAGCTACGACGCCGTGACCTGATGACCAACGGCGCGTCGTTCATCGGACAAATCCTCAAGGCGCTCATGGATTTCGACGGCGAGCCGTCAGTGGGAGGAAGCGGCGAGCCTCCGATCTGGATCAACACCGCGATGGATGACCTCATCGTCGAGGACGATCGCGTCGCCGGCGCCCGGGTGACGCGCGATGGCACGACGCTGAACGTCGAAGCCCGCAAGGGCGTGCTGCTGGCGGCGGGCGGGTTCAGCCGCAACGCCGACATGCGCCGCCGCTACAGTGGCGACCAGCCCAACGAGGGCAAGTGGTCGATCGCCAACGCCGGCGATACTGGCGAGGTGTTGCAGACCGCGATGGCACTCGGCGCGAAAACCGATCTGCTCGATGAAGCCTGGTGGCTGCCAATGGTCTTCATTCAAGACCCAGGCGCAGCGTCACTGGGTTCCGGGCGCCAGCGGCCCGGCGCCATCTACGTCGATAACACAGGCAAGCGGTTCTGCAACGAGTCGAATTCGTACGTCGAGGTCGGCAAGGCGATGTATGCGAACAAGGCGGTGCCCTGTTGGCAGGTGTTCGACGAGGGCTATGTCCGGCGCTACGTCTCGGGTGCGAATCCGCTGAAGAAGCGCAGCCTGTCCGAGGCGTTGATTGAACAGGGTGTGGTCAAGCGCGCCGACACGATCGCCGATCTGGCTTCCCAGATCGAGGTGCCTGCCAACGCATTGGAATTCACCATCAATCGTTTCAACGAGTTCGCCGCCGACGGCCTCGATCCCGACTTCGGGCGCGGCCAGTCGGCATACAACGTGTGCCTCGGTGACCCCGGATACAAACCCAACGCCGCGTTGGGCCCGCTCGACACCGCCCCGTACTACGCGACCAGGGTGTTGCCTGCCGACGTCGGAACCTGCGGGGGAGTGATCACCAACGAGCACGCCCAGGTGCTCAACGAGCAGAACCAGGTCATCGAAGGCCTCTATGCGACAGGCAATATCACGGCAACGGTGATGGGTCGTAGCTATCTGGGTGCCGGCGGCAGCATCGCCAACACGATGGTCTTCGGCTACGTCGCCGCTCGCCACGCCGCCGGTCGCTGA
- a CDS encoding acyl-CoA dehydrogenase family protein, which produces MDFSYPAEVEPFRKELRAWLSTNLTDEVRAADRQRGRDAQAFEIMRAWDATVADAGWGAVSWPQEYGGRGATVLEQLVYAEETTRARAPMPLNVIGVNNIAPAIMQYGTDAQMRRLLPRMIRADDIWCQGMSEPDAGSDLASLRTRATRDGDDFLVNGQKIWTSLGHRADWCQLYVRTDPDVSKHKGISCLIVDMTLPGIEVRPLVTINGAADFAEVFFTDVRVPADALLGPLNSGWQVATTTLSHERAGAARLYAQMQVQLSDLVADLAEHVVDGRPALENGATLRRLGEVAVRIKYLELLCKRSISAMLQGGDALGSASLAKSVWAELGQDLAELAFDVLGPLDSGRWSDRRLSSRSLTIAGGTTQINKGITATRVLGLPRR; this is translated from the coding sequence GTGGATTTCTCATATCCGGCGGAGGTGGAACCCTTCCGCAAGGAGTTGCGGGCTTGGTTGTCAACCAACCTGACGGATGAAGTGCGGGCCGCTGACCGGCAGCGCGGCCGCGACGCACAGGCGTTCGAAATAATGCGGGCCTGGGATGCGACAGTGGCCGACGCAGGCTGGGGCGCGGTGTCCTGGCCGCAGGAGTACGGCGGCCGCGGGGCGACGGTCCTCGAGCAGTTGGTCTATGCGGAGGAGACGACGCGGGCGCGAGCTCCCATGCCACTCAACGTGATTGGCGTGAACAACATCGCACCCGCGATCATGCAGTACGGGACCGACGCGCAGATGCGGCGGCTTCTCCCCCGGATGATTCGGGCCGATGACATCTGGTGTCAGGGCATGTCTGAGCCTGACGCCGGTTCCGATCTCGCCTCCCTGCGGACGCGGGCAACCCGCGACGGCGACGACTTCCTCGTCAACGGCCAGAAGATCTGGACGTCGCTCGGTCATCGGGCGGACTGGTGTCAGTTGTACGTGCGTACCGATCCAGACGTCTCCAAGCACAAGGGCATCTCCTGTCTCATCGTTGACATGACATTGCCCGGCATCGAGGTCCGGCCGTTGGTGACCATCAACGGGGCCGCTGACTTTGCCGAGGTGTTCTTCACCGATGTCCGGGTCCCCGCCGACGCCCTGCTCGGCCCGCTCAATTCGGGCTGGCAGGTCGCGACCACGACGTTGAGCCACGAACGGGCGGGTGCGGCGCGTCTGTACGCGCAGATGCAGGTCCAACTCTCAGACCTCGTCGCCGACCTCGCGGAGCATGTCGTCGACGGCAGGCCTGCACTCGAGAACGGTGCGACGTTGCGCCGGCTGGGCGAGGTCGCCGTGCGCATCAAGTACCTCGAGTTGTTGTGCAAGCGGTCGATATCGGCGATGTTGCAGGGCGGCGATGCGCTCGGATCGGCCAGCCTGGCCAAGAGCGTGTGGGCCGAACTGGGTCAGGACCTCGCCGAGCTGGCCTTCGATGTGCTCGGACCGTTGGACAGTGGGCGTTGGTCGGACCGACGGCTGTCGTCGCGGTCATTGACCATCGCGGGCGGGACCACCCAGATCAACAAGGGCATCACCGCGACCCGAGTGTTAGGTCTGCCGAGACGATGA
- a CDS encoding enoyl-CoA hydratase-related protein codes for MALEAVIYEREPPIARIILNRPDKANTKDAQLVQEVDACLREADRDKEIKVVILKANGKGFCGGHVARWGPDENPYPDFGETFEDLYKGTADLFLWPTLYLWEFPKPTISQIHGYCMGGGIYLGLLTDFCVASEDAYFQMPLAQSLGEPGGHTMIEPWLLMNWHRTMDWLLLAPTLSAQEALEWGLLNKVVPRDQLEDTVEEMARKIGQIPLTTSMAVKNNVKRAYELMGMRVHLQVSHILTNMVGAATDVQERRRRLIESGKKPRDFIDDTS; via the coding sequence ATGGCACTTGAAGCGGTCATCTACGAGCGCGAGCCACCCATCGCGCGGATCATCCTCAACCGGCCCGACAAGGCCAACACCAAGGACGCCCAACTCGTTCAAGAGGTCGACGCGTGCCTGCGGGAGGCCGACCGCGACAAGGAGATCAAGGTCGTCATCCTGAAGGCCAACGGCAAGGGCTTCTGCGGCGGGCATGTCGCACGGTGGGGTCCGGATGAGAATCCCTACCCGGACTTCGGCGAGACGTTCGAGGACCTCTACAAGGGCACCGCCGACCTGTTCCTGTGGCCGACGCTCTATCTGTGGGAGTTCCCGAAGCCGACGATCTCCCAGATTCACGGCTACTGCATGGGTGGCGGGATCTATCTCGGACTCCTGACGGACTTCTGCGTCGCGTCGGAGGACGCGTACTTCCAGATGCCGCTCGCGCAGAGCCTCGGCGAGCCCGGCGGCCACACCATGATCGAGCCGTGGCTGTTGATGAATTGGCATCGCACTATGGACTGGCTTCTGTTGGCGCCCACGCTTTCCGCGCAGGAGGCCCTGGAGTGGGGTCTGCTCAACAAGGTGGTGCCCCGCGATCAGCTCGAGGACACGGTCGAGGAAATGGCCCGCAAGATCGGCCAGATTCCGTTGACCACGTCGATGGCGGTGAAGAACAACGTCAAGCGGGCCTATGAACTGATGGGTATGCGTGTGCATCTTCAGGTCAGTCATATCCTGACGAACATGGTCGGGGCGGCCACCGACGTTCAGGAGCGTCGGCGTCGACTGATCGAATCCGGCAAGAAGCCACGAGATTTCATCGACGACACTTCTTAG
- a CDS encoding thiamine pyrophosphate-dependent dehydrogenase E1 component subunit alpha — MVLMKAADDRLSKGIGTGEFMCVYWPSRGQEAIAAAMGVALRNDDQLVTTYRGLHDLIGKDVPLEEIYGEMMGRTVGAGRGKGGTMHIANPEKGVMLSTGIVGAGPPVAVGLAMAAKRKDIDRVTVVSFGDGATNTGSFHEAANMAALWDLPVVFVCQNNLFAEMTPTHDTMKLKRVADRAAGYGMPGVQVDGNDPLAVLDALAEAIGKARNGGGPTFIECVTFRFRGHYFGDRMPYIPKEQLSAAMEADPVPRFRKHLIDNALCTDEDLSGIDEGALIKVEEALKAVIAAGAPSIDELDRDVYASPIRYPV; from the coding sequence ATGGTGCTGATGAAGGCCGCCGACGACAGGCTGAGCAAGGGCATCGGGACCGGCGAGTTCATGTGCGTGTACTGGCCGTCGCGCGGCCAGGAGGCCATCGCCGCCGCGATGGGTGTCGCGCTGCGCAACGACGACCAATTGGTGACGACCTACCGTGGCCTGCACGACCTGATCGGCAAAGACGTTCCGCTGGAGGAGATCTACGGCGAGATGATGGGACGCACCGTCGGAGCCGGCCGCGGCAAGGGCGGCACGATGCACATCGCCAACCCCGAGAAGGGCGTGATGCTGTCGACGGGCATCGTCGGCGCCGGACCGCCGGTCGCAGTCGGGCTCGCGATGGCGGCCAAACGCAAGGACATCGACCGCGTCACCGTTGTGAGCTTCGGTGACGGGGCGACGAACACCGGGTCGTTCCACGAGGCCGCCAACATGGCCGCGCTGTGGGACCTGCCCGTGGTGTTCGTCTGTCAGAACAACCTTTTCGCGGAGATGACACCGACTCACGACACCATGAAGCTCAAGCGTGTGGCCGACCGCGCGGCGGGTTACGGCATGCCCGGTGTTCAGGTGGACGGGAACGATCCGCTCGCAGTCCTGGATGCGCTCGCCGAGGCGATCGGCAAGGCGCGCAACGGTGGCGGACCCACGTTCATCGAGTGCGTGACCTTCCGATTCCGCGGTCACTACTTCGGCGACCGGATGCCCTACATCCCCAAGGAGCAGCTTTCGGCGGCGATGGAGGCCGACCCGGTGCCGCGGTTCCGGAAACACCTGATAGACAACGCACTCTGCACCGACGAGGACCTCAGCGGGATCGACGAAGGTGCACTGATCAAGGTCGAGGAGGCGCTCAAGGCGGTCATCGCTGCCGGGGCACCGTCGATCGACGAACTCGACCGCGACGTGTACGCGTCCCCGATCCGCTATCCCGTCTGA
- a CDS encoding acyl-CoA synthetase, whose product MNISDHATRAANSVAVIVAEGDTVTYGELYANSRRVAAMLYEAGLRPGDGVALILLNRSEFFEITWACQLSGLYYSAVNTHFTADEVAYVVDDSEAKAVFVDESMAELAAHLLEANSGVEVHISVGAALPGWTSYRDALSCAGDAPPISDGTEMLYSSGTTGRPKAVRRPLPTDGEGSWAQKVLEYSLGQRYAMTSSSVYLSPAPLYHAAGINYTMAVHRVGAASILMPKFDAEAVLRLIETHRVTHAQFVPTMFVRMLKLPEAVRDAYDVSSLQCVIHAAAPCPVEVKYKMLEWFGPVIHEYYGGTEGFAGTGIGPEEWLAHPGSVGKPITPVHVLDEDGVEVPVGACGELFFEGGPAFEYFKDPEKTASVSNDRGWRSLGDMGFVDEDGYLYLTDRSTFMIVSGGVNIYPQEVENLLVMHPKLVDAAVFGVPNAEFGEEVKAVVQPIGEAEAGSALEAELIDYCRTHLATYKCPRSIEFDPELPRDPNGKLYKRRIRDRYWQGRTSRIV is encoded by the coding sequence TTGAACATCTCAGATCACGCGACCAGGGCCGCGAACTCTGTAGCCGTGATCGTCGCTGAGGGCGACACGGTCACGTACGGCGAGCTGTACGCCAACAGTCGCCGTGTTGCCGCGATGCTGTACGAGGCCGGACTGCGGCCGGGTGATGGGGTCGCGCTCATCCTGCTGAACCGGTCGGAGTTCTTCGAGATCACCTGGGCCTGCCAGCTTTCCGGGTTGTACTACAGCGCGGTGAACACTCACTTCACGGCCGACGAAGTGGCCTACGTCGTCGATGACTCCGAAGCCAAGGCCGTGTTCGTCGACGAGTCGATGGCCGAGCTAGCGGCGCATCTTCTCGAGGCGAACTCCGGGGTCGAGGTGCACATCAGCGTCGGTGCCGCGCTGCCCGGCTGGACGTCCTACCGCGATGCGTTGTCCTGCGCTGGTGATGCGCCGCCGATTTCTGACGGCACCGAGATGCTCTATTCCTCGGGAACCACCGGGCGGCCCAAGGCTGTTCGCCGGCCACTGCCCACCGATGGCGAGGGATCCTGGGCGCAGAAGGTGCTCGAGTACTCGCTGGGGCAGCGCTACGCGATGACCTCGTCGAGCGTCTACCTTTCGCCGGCTCCGCTGTATCACGCCGCGGGCATCAACTACACGATGGCGGTGCACCGCGTGGGTGCCGCGTCGATCCTGATGCCGAAGTTCGACGCCGAGGCCGTGTTGCGGCTCATCGAGACCCACCGCGTCACCCACGCGCAGTTCGTGCCGACGATGTTCGTGCGGATGCTCAAGCTGCCCGAGGCCGTCCGCGACGCGTACGACGTGTCGAGCCTGCAATGCGTCATCCACGCCGCCGCGCCGTGCCCTGTCGAGGTCAAGTACAAGATGTTGGAGTGGTTCGGCCCCGTCATCCACGAGTACTACGGAGGGACAGAGGGATTCGCGGGCACCGGTATCGGGCCGGAGGAGTGGCTGGCACATCCCGGTTCGGTTGGCAAGCCGATCACGCCGGTGCACGTCCTGGATGAGGATGGAGTCGAAGTTCCGGTCGGTGCCTGCGGGGAACTGTTCTTCGAGGGCGGGCCGGCTTTCGAGTACTTCAAGGATCCGGAGAAAACCGCGTCGGTCTCCAACGACCGCGGATGGCGATCGCTGGGAGATATGGGATTCGTCGACGAGGACGGCTATTTGTATCTGACCGATCGATCGACGTTCATGATCGTCTCCGGTGGAGTGAACATCTACCCGCAGGAGGTGGAGAATCTCCTGGTCATGCACCCGAAACTCGTCGACGCCGCGGTGTTTGGGGTGCCGAACGCCGAGTTCGGTGAGGAGGTCAAGGCCGTCGTGCAGCCGATCGGGGAAGCCGAGGCCGGGTCGGCACTCGAGGCCGAGCTGATCGACTACTGCAGAACTCACCTCGCCACGTACAAGTGCCCGCGCTCAATCGAATTCGATCCGGAGCTGCCACGCGATCCCAACGGCAAGCTCTACAAGCGACGCATCCGCGACCGTTACTGGCAGGGCCGCACGTCGCGCATCGTGTGA
- a CDS encoding biotin/lipoyl-containing protein, whose protein sequence is MADFVIRIPRVSVAVSEAELTEFLVSAGDHVDEGTPIYVIATEKVEQEIEAGASGTVHWTGEIGTTYDIGAEIGLIVS, encoded by the coding sequence GTGGCTGACTTCGTCATTCGCATCCCACGGGTCTCGGTGGCCGTCTCGGAGGCCGAACTGACCGAGTTCCTCGTCTCCGCCGGAGACCATGTCGATGAGGGGACACCCATCTACGTCATCGCGACCGAGAAGGTAGAGCAGGAGATCGAGGCGGGCGCGTCGGGCACCGTGCACTGGACCGGCGAGATCGGAACGACCTATGACATCGGCGCCGAAATCGGACTGATTGTTTCATGA
- a CDS encoding enoyl-CoA hydratase-related protein — MDLKETRERIIYEKDGAIAKITLNWPEKANAQDQKLAEEVDAALLDADRDYDIKVLVLKANGKGFCSGHAIGNNAVDYPSFVENAMVTGHPWKAQSDLFVKPTLNLWEFSKPTIAQVHGYCVGGGTHMGLTTDIVIASEDAYFSYPPLQGFGMPSGECSIEPWVFMNWRRAAYYLFTAEVIDAKKALEVGLVNEVVKREDLDDRVDAIARHIAQAPLTTLMLTKANLKRAWELMGMRVHWQSSNDLVALASISKDVQELIQRVFKDKVLPSEMAKRQAAASTDGTSA, encoded by the coding sequence ATGGATCTCAAGGAAACTCGCGAGCGGATCATCTACGAGAAGGACGGCGCGATCGCGAAGATCACGCTCAATTGGCCGGAGAAGGCCAACGCCCAGGACCAGAAGCTGGCCGAGGAAGTCGACGCTGCACTGCTCGACGCCGACCGCGACTACGACATCAAGGTCCTGGTGCTGAAGGCCAACGGCAAGGGCTTCTGTTCGGGACACGCAATCGGAAACAACGCCGTTGACTATCCGTCGTTCGTCGAGAACGCCATGGTGACGGGTCATCCGTGGAAGGCGCAGTCCGATCTGTTCGTCAAGCCGACGCTGAATCTGTGGGAGTTCTCCAAGCCGACCATCGCCCAGGTCCACGGCTACTGCGTGGGTGGCGGCACGCACATGGGCCTGACCACCGACATTGTGATCGCCTCCGAAGACGCGTATTTTTCCTATCCGCCGTTGCAGGGGTTCGGTATGCCCTCGGGTGAATGTTCCATCGAGCCTTGGGTGTTCATGAATTGGCGTCGAGCCGCCTACTACCTGTTCACCGCGGAGGTGATCGACGCGAAGAAGGCCCTGGAGGTCGGGCTGGTCAACGAGGTGGTCAAGCGCGAAGATCTCGACGACCGGGTCGACGCCATCGCCCGCCACATCGCCCAGGCTCCGTTGACGACACTGATGCTGACCAAGGCCAATCTCAAGCGGGCGTGGGAGCTTATGGGGATGCGGGTGCACTGGCAGAGCTCCAACGACCTCGTCGCGCTCGCGTCGATCAGCAAGGATGTGCAGGAGCTGATCCAGCGGGTGTTCAAGGACAAGGTGCTTCCGTCGGAAATGGCCAAGCGCCAGGCCGCCGCGTCCACAGACGGTACCTCCGCCTAG
- a CDS encoding alpha-ketoacid dehydrogenase subunit beta: MDEKEMTMREALNLALDQALAGDDRVFLLGEDIADPAASGPTAGLSTKYGHDRVVDTPISEAAIIGAAIGAAIDGLLPVAEIMIMDFIGIAADQLINNAAKLRFMTAGRTTAPITVRTQVYAGLATGATHSQTLEAWFMHIPGMKVIVPSTPRDAKGLLTSAIFDPDPCLFVETIRLQGQKGCVPTDPGFAIPLGQADVKRPGSDVTLISYGRSLLECLKAADQLQEQGVNAEVVDLRSLVPLDIETIVESVRRTRRAVVVHDAVQFAGPGAEIVATLQAECFSELTAPIERVGARFVPAPAAAALEAQLYPSPGRIVEAASRALDAAGARG, encoded by the coding sequence ATGGACGAGAAAGAAATGACGATGCGCGAGGCGTTGAACCTCGCGCTCGATCAGGCGCTGGCGGGTGACGACCGGGTGTTCCTGCTCGGTGAGGACATCGCCGACCCGGCCGCGTCGGGTCCGACGGCCGGGCTGTCGACGAAGTACGGACATGACCGGGTGGTGGACACACCGATATCCGAGGCAGCCATCATCGGTGCGGCGATCGGTGCGGCGATCGACGGGCTGCTGCCCGTCGCCGAGATCATGATCATGGACTTCATCGGCATCGCCGCCGACCAGCTGATCAACAACGCCGCCAAACTGCGGTTCATGACAGCGGGACGCACCACGGCGCCGATCACGGTGCGCACCCAGGTATACGCCGGACTCGCCACCGGCGCAACGCATTCCCAGACGCTGGAAGCGTGGTTCATGCACATCCCGGGCATGAAAGTCATCGTCCCGTCCACGCCGCGTGACGCCAAGGGGTTGCTGACATCGGCGATCTTCGACCCAGATCCGTGCCTGTTCGTCGAGACCATCCGCCTGCAGGGCCAGAAGGGCTGCGTCCCAACCGATCCCGGCTTCGCCATTCCACTCGGCCAGGCCGACGTCAAGCGTCCCGGGTCCGACGTCACCCTCATCAGCTATGGGCGCAGCCTGCTGGAGTGTCTGAAGGCCGCCGATCAGCTGCAGGAGCAGGGTGTCAATGCTGAGGTCGTCGACTTGAGATCTCTGGTGCCGTTGGATATCGAGACCATCGTCGAGTCGGTGCGTCGCACCCGAAGGGCGGTCGTCGTGCACGATGCCGTCCAGTTCGCGGGCCCGGGTGCCGAGATCGTCGCCACGCTGCAGGCCGAATGCTTCAGTGAGCTCACCGCACCGATCGAGCGGGTGGGCGCACGGTTCGTGCCGGCGCCCGCAGCGGCGGCACTGGAGGCGCAGCTCTACCCGTCACCAGGAAGGATCGTCGAGGCCGCATCGCGGGCCCTCGACGCGGCGGGCGCCCGTGGCTGA
- a CDS encoding acyl-CoA dehydrogenase family protein translates to MNLELTDEQAALRDTVRRYLAEKASLATYVRPLLDNAASGADEVWRGLAAMGATGLLVPESCDGAGMTMVEAGVVAEELGAALYPGPWLSTTVAATRALVRTGADKNAAGLLSGIAEGSAIATVGPLAGPRPTAIDGATLRGTVTGVPDADCADVVLVFAAESDGVGLYSVDTSSVGAAMLPCPHVDPTRTLTNLELDDVPAQRLGSATEQAISAVVDDVVIAYAADALGAATAVMNLAIEYAKVRKQFEQPIGSFQAVQHLCVDMYEATELARSGVIHALWAADAAEPAEHHLAALRAKAFAGRLTKVGDTAIQVFGGIGFTWEHDAHLYLKRLLGWSGFLGSPDRYLEEVGRGLR, encoded by the coding sequence ATGAACCTCGAACTCACCGATGAGCAGGCCGCGCTGCGCGACACCGTCCGGCGTTACCTGGCCGAAAAAGCGAGCCTGGCAACATATGTGCGTCCCCTTCTCGACAATGCGGCCAGCGGAGCCGACGAGGTCTGGCGCGGGCTGGCGGCGATGGGCGCCACAGGCCTGCTGGTACCCGAGAGCTGCGATGGCGCAGGCATGACGATGGTCGAGGCCGGGGTGGTCGCCGAAGAACTCGGGGCCGCGCTGTACCCGGGTCCCTGGTTGTCGACCACGGTCGCGGCGACGCGCGCGCTGGTGCGCACGGGCGCTGACAAGAATGCGGCCGGACTGCTGTCCGGAATCGCGGAGGGGTCCGCTATCGCTACGGTCGGGCCGCTCGCCGGTCCGCGGCCGACGGCGATCGACGGTGCGACCCTGCGCGGCACCGTCACCGGAGTTCCTGACGCCGACTGCGCCGACGTCGTCCTGGTGTTCGCCGCGGAAAGCGACGGCGTCGGGTTGTACTCCGTCGACACGTCGTCGGTGGGCGCGGCGATGCTGCCGTGTCCCCATGTCGACCCGACGCGCACGCTGACGAATCTCGAACTCGACGATGTGCCCGCGCAGCGGCTCGGATCGGCAACCGAACAAGCGATCAGCGCGGTGGTCGACGACGTCGTGATCGCATACGCCGCTGACGCGCTCGGCGCGGCCACCGCGGTGATGAACCTAGCCATCGAATACGCCAAGGTGCGGAAGCAATTCGAGCAGCCGATCGGGAGCTTCCAGGCTGTCCAGCATCTGTGTGTCGACATGTATGAAGCGACCGAACTCGCACGCAGCGGCGTGATCCACGCGTTGTGGGCCGCTGATGCGGCCGAACCCGCAGAACACCACCTGGCTGCGTTGCGTGCCAAGGCATTCGCGGGCCGGCTGACCAAGGTCGGCGATACGGCGATCCAGGTGTTCGGTGGTATCGGCTTCACGTGGGAGCACGACGCACACCTGTACCTGAAGCGATTGTTGGGTTGGAGCGGATTCCTCGGTTCGCCCGACCGCTATCTCGAGGAAGTCGGGAGGGGATTGCGATGA
- a CDS encoding CaiB/BaiF CoA transferase family protein yields the protein MTGVLSGVRVVELASWTYVPSAGAALADWGADVIKVEDVKAGDPGRALVIGGFTKENARAHIDFILEIGNRGKRSIAVDVKSETGREYFGRLLATADVFLTNWLPGPLERARLTVDDVRSFNPNIIIARGTGTGVRGPDRDKGGFDAATYLSRGGVSYTMTPFGTETPAVQGPGFGDLQGGITLAGGVCAALFHRERTGEASIVDSSLLAQAMWTIAPSISVADLFDIDGIPGAPPGLAINPLVNRYRTRDGRWIQMVFLQPDRFWAGFCERIGLPELATDERFVPSSNLIANATQACGLVGERLASEDLDHWRRVLADEPGVWAALATPKETLNDPQVRPNGYVVPNVDDQGNEYQIVAAPVQFNETPPAAARAPEHGQHTEEILLELDLDWDDITAAKDSGAIL from the coding sequence ATGACCGGAGTTCTCAGTGGCGTGCGCGTCGTCGAGTTGGCCTCGTGGACATACGTTCCCTCGGCCGGTGCGGCGCTCGCCGACTGGGGCGCCGACGTCATCAAGGTGGAGGACGTCAAGGCGGGCGATCCCGGTCGGGCGCTGGTCATCGGTGGATTCACGAAGGAGAATGCGCGGGCGCATATCGACTTCATCCTCGAGATCGGCAACCGGGGCAAGCGCAGCATTGCCGTCGACGTCAAGTCCGAGACCGGCCGCGAGTACTTCGGACGCCTACTCGCCACCGCGGATGTGTTCCTGACCAATTGGCTGCCTGGTCCGTTGGAGCGGGCCCGGCTGACCGTCGACGACGTCCGCTCGTTCAATCCGAACATCATCATCGCGCGCGGTACCGGAACCGGCGTGCGCGGGCCGGATCGCGACAAGGGCGGATTCGACGCCGCGACCTACCTGTCTCGCGGCGGGGTGTCCTACACGATGACACCGTTCGGCACCGAGACGCCCGCCGTGCAGGGGCCCGGATTCGGTGACCTGCAAGGGGGAATCACGCTCGCGGGCGGCGTATGTGCCGCATTGTTCCACCGCGAGCGCACCGGAGAGGCAAGCATCGTGGACTCATCGCTGTTGGCGCAGGCGATGTGGACGATCGCCCCGTCGATCTCGGTCGCCGATCTCTTCGACATCGACGGCATCCCCGGTGCACCACCGGGCCTGGCGATCAATCCGCTCGTCAACCGCTACAGAACGCGAGACGGCCGCTGGATCCAAATGGTTTTTCTGCAGCCGGACCGATTCTGGGCGGGCTTCTGTGAGCGGATCGGCCTGCCCGAACTCGCCACCGACGAGCGGTTCGTCCCGTCGAGCAACCTGATCGCCAACGCGACGCAGGCGTGTGGGCTCGTCGGGGAGCGGCTGGCCAGCGAGGATCTGGACCACTGGCGCAGGGTGCTCGCGGATGAACCGGGTGTGTGGGCCGCGCTGGCCACTCCGAAAGAGACCCTCAACGATCCCCAGGTCAGGCCGAACGGCTATGTGGTACCCAATGTGGACGACCAGGGAAACGAGTACCAGATCGTGGCCGCCCCGGTGCAATTCAACGAAACACCGCCGGCGGCTGCGCGCGCACCCGAACACGGGCAGCACACCGAGGAGATCCTGCTGGAGCTCGACCTCGACTGGGACGACATTACGGCGGCCAAGGACAGCGGAGCGATTCTCTAG